One genomic segment of Mangifera indica cultivar Alphonso chromosome 6, CATAS_Mindica_2.1, whole genome shotgun sequence includes these proteins:
- the LOC123218986 gene encoding putative disease resistance protein RGA3 has protein sequence MADAIINLALEQLLQITAKKIKEEVRLVGNVENEVKKLRRNLKAIQAVLPDAEEKQVKDEAVRQWLDQLKDTSYDMEDVLDEWNTEIMKLQVEGELKDAPAPKQKVPSFFLCSCFRIKQVVLRRDIAQKIKELKGNLDSIVEEKDKFKFKKMKSIEIPKRVPSTSFVDMTKTYGREDEKNSLVSKLLDERNEEQKSLHVISLVGMGRIGKTTLAQLAYNNDKVISNFDTRIWVCVSNPFDEFRVAKAIIEELKCPTNNLVELQSLLRCIHESIKDKKFLLVLDDVWLEDYDKWESFYNCLTNGSHGSKVLITTRKDTVASIMGLVYLVILKELSEEECWLLVKRFAFSGRPPKECEKLEEIGREIVAKCKGLPPATKTIGSLLRFKKTRDEWQRILDSEIWKLEEIEKGVLSPLMLSYNDLPSMIRQCFSYYAIFPKDHNIKKDHLIKLWMAQGYLGFDNDTEMEVTGQEYFDYLVSRSFFQEFQKDEDENIINCKMHDIVHDFAQYLSKNEYFTMEINGGSKELVINTSNEKARHLMLMLNHKATFPISICSIKSLRSLLIDCKGFKELVSNDVLPTLFGESTCLRALDISLGFRRALKMSLGFSSANFITTIPQR, from the coding sequence atGGCTGATGCAATTATTAATCTTGCCTTGGAGCAGCTGCTTCAAATCACTGCTAAAAAGATAAAGGAAGAGGTGAGGCTTGTTGGTAATGTCGAAAATGAAGTGAAAAAACTCCGGAGAAATCTTAAAGCCATTCAAGCTGTGCTACCTGATGCAGAGGAGAAGCAAGTGAAGGACGAAGCTGTGAGACAATGGTTAGATCAGCTCAAAGACACATCCTACGACATGGAAGATGTGTTGGATGAGTGGAATACTGAAATCATGAAGTTGCAGGTTGAAGGAGAACTTAAAGATGCTCCTGCTCCTAAGCAGAAGGTACCTTCCTTCTTCCTCTGTTCTTGCTTTCGTATCAAACAAGTTGTTTTACGCCGTGATATAGcacaaaagataaaagaattaaaggGAAATCTAGATAGTATTgttgaagagaaagataaattcaaattcaagaaaatgaagagTATTGAAATACCCAAACGAGTTCCAAGTACATCCTTTGTTGATATGACTAAAACATATGGTCGAGAAGATGAGAAGAATTCTTTAGTGAGTAAGTTGTTAGATGAGAgaaatgaagaacaaaaaaGCCTTCATGTTATCTCACTTGTTGGAATGGGAAGAATTGGAAAAACAACCCTTGCTCAACTAGCTTACAATAATGACAAGGTCATAAGTAATTTTGACACAAGAATATGGGTGTGTGTTTCAAATCCTTTCGATGAGTTTAGGGTTGCCAAAGCAATCATTGAAGAATTGAAATGTCCTACCAataatttagttgaattgcagtCTCTTTTGCGATGTATTCATGAATctattaaggataaaaaatttcttctcgTTTTAGATGATGTGTGGTTAGAAGATTATGACAAATGGGaatcattttataattgtctAACGAATGGTTCCCATGGTAGTAAAGTTTTGATTACAACAAGGAAGGATACAGTTGCATCTATTATGGGCTTAGTTTATCTTGTCATTTTGAAGGAATTATCTGAGGAGGAATGTTGGTTGTTGGTTAAACGATTCGCATTTTCTGGTAGGCCTCCTAAGGAGTGTGAAAAATTAGAGGAAATTGGAAGAGAAATTGTTGCAAAGTGCAAGGGTTTGCCGCCTGCTACAAAAACTATTGGCAGTCTTTTGCGATTTAAAAAAACTAGAGATGAATGGCAACGAATTTTAGATAGTGAAATTTGGAAATTGGAAGAGATTGAGAAAGGTGTTTTATCACCTTTGATGTTGAGTTATAATGATTTGCCATCTATGATAAGACAATGTTTTTCATATTATGCTATCTTTCCAAAAGATCATAATATAAAGAAGGATCACTTGATCAAATTATGGATGGCTCAAGGTTATCTTGGGTTTGACAATGACACAGAGATGGAGGTAACAGGCCAAgagtattttgattatttggtatcaCGATCATTCTTCCAAGAGTttcaaaaagatgaagatgagaataTCATAAACTGTAAGATGCATGATATAGTTCATGACTTTGCTCAATATCTTagtaaaaatgaatattttactATGGAAATCAATGGAGGCAGCAAGGAGCTAGTCATAAACACTTCCAATGAGAAAGCTCGACATTTGATGTTAATGCTTAACCACAAGGCTACATTTCCCATCTCCATTTGTAGCATCAAAAGTTTGCGGAGTCTCTTAATTGATTGTAAAGGTTTTAAGGAATTGGTGTCTAATGATGTTCTACCAACTCTCTTTGGTGAATCGACATGTTTAAGGGCGTTAGACATAAGTTTGGGATTCCGAAGGGCGTTAAAAATGAGTTTGGGATTCTCAAGTGCGAATTTCATTACAACGATTCCacagagataa